In [Chlorobium] sp. 445, one DNA window encodes the following:
- the kdsB gene encoding 3-deoxy-manno-octulosonate cytidylyltransferase has translation MKHKVAIVIPARLRSTRLPEKMLADLAGKPLVVHTYQRAKQAKLADTVVLAVDDKKILEAVSPFGCEVRLTPKRLKSGSDRVAFLAAELNAEIIVNVQGDEPLIHPKMIDQVIAQMLVSPMPDCATLVKVIRDNTLLNNPSVVKVVLDKDGYALYFSRSAIPYPRHVMAHAKFYKHIGIYAYTRKTLHAFSRLRPSRLEQIEGLEQLRLLENGYAIKCALTTHDSQAVDTAEDLKKSPRAHKQKCAIIFQSPFVFSNPLLIFSTHICALSSVRATMTTRSTFQNRLCNMQS, from the coding sequence ATGAAACATAAAGTTGCCATTGTCATTCCCGCTCGCCTGCGCTCCACACGCTTACCTGAAAAAATGCTTGCCGATCTGGCAGGCAAACCGCTGGTGGTGCACACATATCAGCGCGCAAAGCAAGCAAAGCTAGCTGACACCGTTGTGCTGGCAGTAGATGATAAAAAAATCCTTGAAGCGGTGTCTCCATTTGGCTGTGAGGTGCGCTTAACACCGAAGCGTCTCAAAAGCGGTTCGGATAGAGTCGCATTTCTTGCAGCAGAACTCAATGCGGAGATTATCGTCAATGTGCAAGGCGATGAACCGCTCATTCACCCAAAGATGATTGACCAAGTCATTGCACAGATGCTTGTTTCACCGATGCCAGACTGTGCAACACTTGTGAAGGTAATCAGAGATAATACGCTCCTGAACAATCCCAGTGTCGTCAAAGTCGTACTGGACAAAGATGGTTACGCACTATACTTTTCACGCAGCGCAATTCCTTATCCGCGCCATGTGATGGCACACGCAAAATTCTATAAGCACATCGGAATTTATGCCTACACGCGCAAAACGCTACATGCCTTCAGCCGCTTGCGTCCGTCAAGGCTGGAGCAGATTGAGGGGTTAGAGCAATTGCGGCTGTTGGAAAACGGGTATGCGATTAAATGCGCTTTGACAACACACGATTCACAAGCTGTCGATACAGCAGAAGATCTAAAAAAAAGTCCGCGCGCTCATAAGCAAAAGTGCGCCATAATTTTTCAAAGTCCGTTTGTTTTTTCAAATCCTTTGTTAATTTTCAGTACGCACATTTGCGCTCTTTCAAGCGTTAGGGCAACTA
- a CDS encoding D-tyrosyl-tRNA(Tyr) deacylase, which translates to MRALIQRVRRAAVVVQGECVGQIQQGLLVLLGVTHSDTRRDAERLAEKTLALRIFEDNAEKMNLSVVDIRGGVLVVSQFTLYADTRKGNRPSFTDAARPEHAEALYEHFVATLRTRSPLNIQTGKFGAAMQVELINDGPVTILLESLQ; encoded by the coding sequence ATGAGAGCTTTAATTCAGCGCGTTCGGCGTGCTGCAGTGGTCGTGCAAGGTGAGTGTGTAGGGCAGATTCAGCAGGGCTTACTGGTGCTGCTTGGTGTGACACATAGCGATACGAGACGCGACGCAGAACGGCTTGCAGAAAAAACATTAGCCTTGCGCATCTTCGAGGACAATGCCGAAAAGATGAATCTATCCGTTGTAGATATTCGTGGTGGCGTGCTGGTGGTCTCACAATTCACACTGTATGCAGACACGCGCAAAGGCAATCGACCAAGTTTCACAGATGCAGCACGTCCTGAGCATGCTGAAGCCCTCTATGAACATTTTGTTGCCACCCTACGCACACGCTCCCCGCTGAACATTCAAACAGGAAAGTTTGGTGCGGCAATGCAAGTGGAACTCATCAACGATGGTCCTGTTACAATTCTGCTCGAGTCCTTGCAATGA
- a CDS encoding Asp-tRNA(Asn)/Glu-tRNA(Gln) amidotransferase GatCAB subunit C, with translation MAVSKKDVEYIAMLAKLSFSQAEKEKMTAELNTILKYVEKLNEIDTTHVEPLQNMNERINVLRDDVPTGSISNEEALKNAPDFQDRFFKVPKVIAQSE, from the coding sequence ATGGCGGTATCAAAAAAGGATGTAGAATACATTGCAATGCTTGCAAAGCTCTCTTTCTCGCAGGCAGAGAAAGAGAAAATGACAGCTGAGCTCAATACGATTCTCAAATATGTTGAGAAGCTCAATGAGATTGATACAACGCATGTTGAGCCCCTTCAAAACATGAATGAGCGTATCAATGTCTTGCGTGATGACGTGCCTACGGGGTCTATCTCGAATGAGGAGGCACTCAAAAACGCACCTGATTTTCAAGATCGATTCTTTAAAGTTCCAAAAGTCATTGCTCAATCGGAATAG